The DNA window AGAGCGACAGCCTCAGCTACTCCAGCGCCTACGGCACGTGCAGCAACGACTGTGTGCAGCTGTGGACCGCGTTCGACTACGACGACCCCGACCACACCCTACTGGTGCCGCAAGGCACCGGCGGCGGCAGCCTCGGCGACAACGAGGAATACCGGATCGCCACCCCGACCGTCACCGAGGACACGATCGCGCCCGGTATCGGCAGCGATGCGGCGATCCGCTCCGGCGGCGCGATGAATCTGCGCGTCGACGACCTGCAGAACCGCTACGGCCAGATCGCCGCCGGCGGCGATCTGAGCATCGCCGGCCACGGCGGCGCCAGCCAGGTCGTCAACGTCGGCCAGACCCTGTACCGCACCTACGACTTCAACAACGTCAGCCACGGCTACAACGGCACCACCCGCGCCTGGACCGCGCCCTCGCTGTCCGAGCAGATCGGCCAGCTCGGCGGCACCATCACCAGCAACGGCACGCTGAGCGTCGAAACCAGCGACTTGAGCAACCTCAACCTAGGCCGCAATGCGCCGGGCGTGGTCGATCCCTCCGTCTTGCTCAACCTCAATGCCGGCAACGCGCGCGGCAGCGGCGGCGCCAGCAGCTTCGTCCTGCAGCCGGGCGCGGCCGCGATCGAAGTCGCGGCCAACCCGGCCCCCAACGCCGGCGGTCCCGGCGGCGGCGCGGCGAGCGGCGGTGCGAACGAAGCGCCCGCGATCGTCCGCACCTTGCCGGCCCACTTCGCCCTGCCGGGCAGCAGCCTGTTCCGCCTGACCGGCAACGGCAGCGGCTACCTGGTGGAAACCGACCCGCGCTTCGCCAACTACCGCCAGTGGTTGGGCTCGGACTACCTGTTCGGCCTGCTCGGCGCCGATCCCACCCACCTGCATAAGCGCCTCGGCGACGGCTACTACGAACAGCGCCTGGTCCGCGACCAGATCGCACAGCTCACCGGCCGCCGCTTCCTCGACGGCTACGCCAGCGACGAAGACCAGTTCCGCGCGCTGATGAACGCCGGCGCCCTGTTCGCGCAGCAATACGGCCTACGCCCGGGCATCGCCTTGACCGCCGAGCAGATGGCCCAGCTGACCAGCGACATCGTCTGGCTGGTCGAACAGACGGTGACCCTGCCCGACGGTACCACCGCCACCGTGCTCGCGCCGCAGGTGTACGTGCGCGTGCGCAAGGACGACCTGCACCGCGACGGCAGCCTGATCGCCGGCGACGCGACCCGGCTGAAGCTGCAGGGCGACCTGGTCAACGGCGGCCGCATCGCCGGCCGCACCGCGGTCGCGATCACCGCCCAGAACGTGCACAACCTCGGCGGCCTGATCCAGGGCGGCGACGTCGCGGTGACCGCCCAGCAGGACCTGATCAACCGCGGCGGCGTCATCCGCGGCGCCGACCGCTTGGTGGTCGGCGCCGGCCGCGACCTGATCGTCGAAGGCAGCAAGGATTACGCTCCCGACCGCCTCGCCGGCCTCTACGTCAGCAACCCGAACGGCGTGCTGCTCGCCAGCGCCGGCCGCGACCTGTCCGTACTCGGCGCCGCGCAGGTGCGCAGCGCCGGCGACGCCGCCCTCAGCGCCGGCCGCGACCTGAGCATCGCCTCCCGCGCGGGCGAGGTCGCGACCACCGGCTACGGCAAGAACCGCGACAGCAAGCAAGGCCTCGATACTGCCGGCGTCAGCGCCGGCGGCAACCTGATCCTGTCCGCCGGCCGCGACGTGCAACTGACGGCGGCTCAGCTCGAAGCCGGCCAGTCCGCCGCGATCGTCGCCGGGCGCGACATCGTCAGCTCCACCGTCACCACCACCGACACCAGCGACCGCCACGTCGATGCGGGGCGGACGAAGACGACGGCGCATACCTCGGATGAGACCTTGCATGGGACGGCGATCAAGGCGGGGGGCGATATCGCGATGCAGGCCGGGCAGGACATCACCCTGCAGGCGGCTACGGCGGTGAGCGATGCGGGCGGCATCGCGTTGGCGGCCGGGCGCGATGTGAAACTGACGGCAGCTCAGGAGCGACACGATCAAGTCCAGGACAGCACGACCAAGAAGTCCGGCTTCCTGAGCAGCAGCACAAAGACCACCCACGACGAGTCGCACGCCAGTCTGGCGGTCGGCACCACGCTCAGCGGCGAAACCGTCGATATTTCGGCGGGACGCGACGTCAGCGCGCAGGGAGCGCAAGTCGTCGGCACCGGCGATGTGCTGGTGGCGGCCGGCCGCAATCTGACGCTGGATGCGGCGCAATCGACCTACAGCGAGGCGCACAGCCAGACCCAGAAGAAATCCGGACTGATGAGCACCGGTGGGGTCGGCATCATGCTCGGCAGCCGCAGCTTGGCGCAGACCCAAAGCTCGACCGCCACCGAAGCGGTCGGCACGCTGCTGGGCAGCACCGACGGCCGGGTCACCCTGGTGGCGGGCCAGGACGTGAAGATCCGCGGCAGCGATGTGATCTCGGCGGCCGGCACCGGCATCGTCGGCAAGAACGTCGTCATCGAAGCGGCCGAGCAGCAATCGCAGCAGACTTATACGTCCAAGTTCCAACAATCGGGCCTGGAGCTGAGCCTCAGCGGCACCGCCATGACCGCCGCCACCAGCGCGTATCACAGCGCGAAACGGGCCGGCGAAACCGACAATGGCCGCCTGAAGGCGCTCAACGCAGCGGCGGCCGGTTATGCGGCTTACGACGCCTATGAGCTGGGCCAGAGAGCCGCCAGCAATGGTGGGAAGTCCGCTGGCGGCCCGCAGAACGAAGCGATCAATCTCAAGCTCGGCATCGGCAGCCAGAGTTCCAGCAGCAAGACCGAGCTGAGCCAGACCACCCAGCGCGGCAGCAACATCCGTAGCGGCGGCGATGTCGCGATCGTCGCGACCGAGGGCGATCTGACCGTCACCGGCAGCAAGGTCGCCGGCCAGAACGTGCTGCTTGATGCCGCGCGCAATCTGACCCTGCAGTCGGCCAAGGAGACCAGCAGCCAGCACTCGACCAGCAAGAGCGGCGGCGGTGGGGTCGGCGTGCTGGTCGGCCAGAGCGGCATGGGCTTCTACGTCGAGGCCAACGCCAGCCGCGGCAAGGCCGATGGCGACAGCGTCACCCACGCCGAGACGACCATTGATGCGGCCAACACGCTAGTGCTGCGCAGCGGCGGCAACACCACCTTGCGAGGCGCGCAGGCCCGCGGCGAGCAGGTCATCGCCCGCGTCGGCGGTGATTTGAGCCTGATCAGTCAGCAGGACACCGATCACTTCAAGAGCAAAGACCAGTCGGCCGGCGGTCAGGTCGTGATCGGCGTCGGCAGCAGCGCCAGCGTCAGCTACAACCAGAACAAGATCGACAGCGACTACAAGAGCGTCACCGAGCAGACCGGCATCGTCGCCGGCAAGGGCGGTTTCGATATCGAGGTCGGCGGCACCACCACCCTGACCGGCGCGGCGATCGCCAGCGCAGCCGATGCGGCGCGCAACCGCCTCAGCACCCAGGCGCTGGTCGCGACGGACCTGCAGAACTCCGCCAAGTACAGCGCCAGCAGCGTCGGCGGCACGGTCGGCACCAACGGCGGTTCGCCCAATCTCGGCATGCCGCAGAAGGACGATGCCAGCAGCACCACCCGCAGCGGCATCAGCGCCGGCACCCTCGACATCCGCGGCGGCGATACCGGCGCGGTCGCCAAGCTGGATCGCAGCCTGACCGATTTGCAGCAAGCCGGGCTGAAGCCGATCTTCGACGAAAAGGAAGTTCGCGAGCGGCAAGAAGTGGGTGCGTTGGCGCTTCAGGTCGGCATGCAGACGGCCGGCACTATCGCCCAAACGATGCAGACGCGCGCCATCGGCGATCTGCAGGCCGCCGAAGCCAGCGGCGACCCGGCCGCGATCGACGCCGCCCAGCAGCGTTTGCAAAGCTGGAGCGACGGCGGCACCTACAAGGCCCTGCTCCACGGTATGACTGCGGCAGCGGCAGCGGCCCTGGGCGGCGGCGACATCGGCGCCGCCGCGTTGGGCGCGGCCGGCGCCGAGCGGACCAAGGGAGCGATGGCGAGCTATCTGGACCAGCAAGGCGTCGCCTACGGCAGTCCTGCCTACAAGACCTTGATGGAACTCGGCAGCGCTGCGCTGGGCGGCATGATCGGTAGCGGCAGTGGTGCGGCGTCGGCGCTGGCGGGGGATCAGTACAACCGGCAACTGCATCCAGATGAGATCGCCTGGATCAATGCCAACGCTTCGCAGTTCGCTTTCGAAGCAGGCAATATTCCGATCGACGAAGCCAAGCGTCGATTGATTCTGGAGGCAGCGGCGCAGGTTGATGCTACGACCAACCAAAGACTCAACGAGCATCGCCCCATCACCGATCAGGTCGATGAAGAAGCATTGTCGTTCTTGACTAAGAATCGCCCCGGATTCGATTGGGGTAAAGGATTCGAAGAGCCTGACACAACCCGGTATCTCGACCACGCCCGGTTCCGCGACCAGCTCGCTGGTGATGTCGACGCGTTCCAGCAGGTCTATAACACGCTGCAGGGAGGAGGGCTAAGCCAGGGCGACTTGCGCTACATCTATGGCAGCAGCCTGCTCAACTGGGCAGATGGCGTTCACGCCAGGAGCGGTTTACAGCTAACTGCCGCTCTTGGTGCGAGCGGAAGCGCTGGAGCGTTGGCGGCAGCGGGAACCCTGAGCGCCGGTGCCGCAATGAGTCTGGGGAACAGTCTCGTCGTTAGGTGTTTGAGCAATCTGCTCGGATGCAACGGAATTGGTATCGCAGGAATGGAAATCCTGATGGGCGATGCTGCGCCATCTACCGGTCTAGCTATTCCGGTCGGAAATCCGGTGGGGGCGGGTGGTGCGGCATCTGTAGTCGACGATTTGGCGAAGCGCGTGGCCAACAAAGTTGACCGTATCGTCTACGAAACTGATGCCCTCAATGTCTTAAGGGACGATATGCTGGCCGGGGCGGGCGGAAAATGGCCGGTAGTTAACGAGGCGGTCAGCGCTTCAACCGTTCAGCAGAGTACGCCAACATCGTGTGGTCAGGCTTGCGCCCAAATGCTGCTTGCTGATCGTGGAACGGCGATCGACCAAACGCAATTTGGGCTGGGATTGACGTCTCCTCAAGGGTTGGCTGCAAATCTGAACAGGATAGATGATGGGTGGATAGGGGCAGGTGTTGATCCATCTAGTTTTGATGCCTTAAACAAGACGGGCTCGTGGGCGGCGATGATGTGGGAAAGAGGTAGCAGCTACGGCCATTGGGTAGTTGTTGATGGGTTAAATGATGGTGGAATGGTGGTGGTGCGTGATCCGTTCAGTGCAACCCGCTATCTGATGAAAAAAGACGATTTCGATAATGCATGGAGTGGTTACAGTGTATTCAAGCCAGAATCGAAGCCTTGACCTTGTGTTGAACTCAATAACTTATACGGAGAGCGAGTCGGTGGTGTATCGCGCATCTGTTGACGGCGCGGAGATTGAATTCCGTGCGGCTGTATCAGACATTGCTGGGATTAGGTCCGTGGTAATGTCTGATGACTTTGAGAGCTTTCTCAGGCCTTTCTGTAGAGCCGACCCAGCCATTGTTAAGCGATTGATTAAGCTGACATGGGCTGTGATCGAAGGAGACTCGCCGGTTTACCCTGTGCATGTCTAGCAACTCGAATACACGTTGAATTTTTGACGTCGCCCAACAGCGCCTGCGGAACTGGAGCGGCGGCAACAACAAAGCTCCGCTGCACGGCGTGACCGCGGCGGCGACATCGGTGCCGCGCTGCGCTGGGCGGCATGATCGGTAGCGGCAGTGGTGCGGCGTCGGCGCTGGCGGGGGATCAGTACAACCGGCAGCTGCATCCGGACGAGATCGCCTGGATCAATGTCAACGCTTCGCAGTTCGCTTTCGAAGCAGGCAATATTCCGATCGACGAAGCCAAGCGTCGATTGATTCTGGAGGCAGCGGCGCAGGTTGATGCTACGACCAACCAAAGACTCAACGAGCATCG is part of the Lysobacter firmicutimachus genome and encodes:
- a CDS encoding hemagglutinin repeat-containing protein — its product is MNRIYRLVFNCALGVWQVASELVSAPRGGRSGGGRATAPRLRAMTGALWIVLGAATTLPAWAQIVADPNAPGSQRPTVLQAPNGVPLVNIQTPSAAGVSRNTYRQFDVDREGAILNNARGSAQTQLGGWVQGNPWLAGGGARVILNEINSANPTRLNGYVEVAGPRAEVVIANPAGIQVDGGGFINTRRATLTTGAPILTGGSLDGYRVEGGAIGIGGAGLDAGTTDYTDLIARSLRINAGVWAQQLQVTAGANTVSADHRSVVATAGSGAAPAYALDVGALGGMYAGKIVLLGTEHGLGVRNAGAIGAQAGELSLSADGRLSNSGRIQAQSDAALDLSGGVSNAGTVSAGQQLRIATPADLDNSGGTLNARRLELSAQSLSNRAGAIEQTALQALRLEAGALSNREGGRIGLAALSSGGGTGGAGGTAGGDSGSGTAAGSDPSAPAVAPPPIVPLADGVLRIGGLLNNDAGSIQAGSGIVLNSGSGLNNDGGELGLASLTVTAGDVSNRGGTLAVQGEAQLQLGNLINDAGRLSVGGALGLNSQSFSNRGGELLHGGGAASQWRVAGTLDNRGGRVASNADQLQLDAGRLLNEQGRIEHAGSGGTILNLGDLNGAGGRIAGAGALRLRAGVVDHRGATLSGNAVDVAAMHFDNRGGTVQSGGAAMFAVDGRFDNDAGTVAATNDLSLRAASLGNAGGSLQSAGNAAIEAATVQGAGGTIGSNGALSLRGGDVDLSAGTTFARNIDVAVDTLSTAGGTLQSAGELTIAAATAMDNAGGRIVGAGDMALASAALNNRAGTIEHAGAGTLAIQATNLTGAGGTIGSNGALDLRGGTLDLSGGQTYARTIALQADALNHVGATLQAGDTASLAVRDTLDNSQGRIAASGDTRVQAGTLVNRGGAIEHAGTGTLDLQAIVVDGAGGRIAGNGQLNLSAQSVDLRAGDTYAQRIDLRAVDLVTAGGQLSAGQDALLAIQGRHDNTSGRIASGGELQLQSSALINQAGLIAGAATVRLDTGTLDNRQGQIQSGGAAAVTVAGAFDNSAGSVIAQDDLSVAAASLDNDGGTLASVAGAVALDIGDAFSNVGGRVQSAGVLSLQSQGLDNRGGDIAGGAVTLDAGNGALLNDGGRIAGAQSLRIDSGALSNDAGLIQAGTALAIDTHGQALSNANSGSDKGISSGGTLQVSAGALSNSAGTVYAGGAATLQAVSIVNNGQIGGRDTLALTAGGIDNRGGQIQALGDTRLDAGAGVVDNQAGLIGSATNLSLSAASLINRNTLGANQGVVGGSVTVVADTLDNASGLLSADRDLLLRGGGTIDNRGGQVAAGGTLDVRDPGFTRTLDNDSGRLAAGDLLTLQLKRLSGNGSLESGLDATIALADSYDHQGSLLANRDLSLSTQGDLRNAGRIAAGGNLNLSANALDNAASGEITAANGSARIVVAGRATNRGVIDGADTRIDAARIDNLGSGRLYGDHLALGAAEINNLEETVAGTTRAGTIAARQRLDIGAGTLNNRRESLIYSGGDAAIGGALDAAGLAAGTAGAVNNTSALIDVAGDLSIDASAIVNLRENVSIAQSTTTRAPTRLDQPYWRNNGSNATTNIRSSSNYTAYEVYYLDPADILEDTPHITPDGVQLRKAVVRLNPQTSAYYFARGGMYAALGERSRLSAVDGTVTIYYTGRQEAQSNPDQGGSDDPFAELAQPQPGSPAFVYQSDSLSYSSAYGTCSNDCVQLWTAFDYDDPDHTLLVPQGTGGGSLGDNEEYRIATPTVTEDTIAPGIGSDAAIRSGGAMNLRVDDLQNRYGQIAAGGDLSIAGHGGASQVVNVGQTLYRTYDFNNVSHGYNGTTRAWTAPSLSEQIGQLGGTITSNGTLSVETSDLSNLNLGRNAPGVVDPSVLLNLNAGNARGSGGASSFVLQPGAAAIEVAANPAPNAGGPGGGAASGGANEAPAIVRTLPAHFALPGSSLFRLTGNGSGYLVETDPRFANYRQWLGSDYLFGLLGADPTHLHKRLGDGYYEQRLVRDQIAQLTGRRFLDGYASDEDQFRALMNAGALFAQQYGLRPGIALTAEQMAQLTSDIVWLVEQTVTLPDGTTATVLAPQVYVRVRKDDLHRDGSLIAGDATRLKLQGDLVNGGRIAGRTAVAITAQNVHNLGGLIQGGDVAVTAQQDLINRGGVIRGADRLVVGAGRDLIVEGSKDYAPDRLAGLYVSNPNGVLLASAGRDLSVLGAAQVRSAGDAALSAGRDLSIASRAGEVATTGYGKNRDSKQGLDTAGVSAGGNLILSAGRDVQLTAAQLEAGQSAAIVAGRDIVSSTVTTTDTSDRHVDAGRTKTTAHTSDETLHGTAIKAGGDIAMQAGQDITLQAATAVSDAGGIALAAGRDVKLTAAQERHDQVQDSTTKKSGFLSSSTKTTHDESHASLAVGTTLSGETVDISAGRDVSAQGAQVVGTGDVLVAAGRNLTLDAAQSTYSEAHSQTQKKSGLMSTGGVGIMLGSRSLAQTQSSTATEAVGTLLGSTDGRVTLVAGQDVKIRGSDVISAAGTGIVGKNVVIEAAEQQSQQTYTSKFQQSGLELSLSGTAMTAATSAYHSAKRAGETDNGRLKALNAAAAGYAAYDAYELGQRAASNGGKSAGGPQNEAINLKLGIGSQSSSSKTELSQTTQRGSNIRSGGDVAIVATEGDLTVTGSKVAGQNVLLDAARNLTLQSAKETSSQHSTSKSGGGGVGVLVGQSGMGFYVEANASRGKADGDSVTHAETTIDAANTLVLRSGGNTTLRGAQARGEQVIARVGGDLSLISQQDTDHFKSKDQSAGGQVVIGVGSSASVSYNQNKIDSDYKSVTEQTGIVAGKGGFDIEVGGTTTLTGAAIASAADAARNRLSTQALVATDLQNSAKYSASSVGGTVGTNGGSPNLGMPQKDDASSTTRSGISAGTLDIRGGDTGAVAKLDRSLTDLQQAGLKPIFDEKEVRERQEVGALALQVGMQTAGTIAQTMQTRAIGDLQAAEASGDPAAIDAAQQRLQSWSDGGTYKALLHGMTAAAAAALGGGDIGAAALGAAGAERTKGAMASYLDQQGVAYGSPAYKTLMELGSAALGGMIGSGSGAASALAGDQYNRQLHPDEIAWINANASQFAFEAGNIPIDEAKRRLILEAAAQVDATTNQRLNEHRPITDQVDEEALSFLTKNRPGFDWGKGFEEPDTTRYLDHARFRDQLAGDVDAFQQVYNTLQGGGLSQGDLRYIYGSSLLNWADGVHARSGLQLTAALGASGSAGALAAAGTLSAGAAMSLGNSLVVRCLSNLLGCNGIGIAGMEILMGDAAPSTGLAIPVGNPVGAGGAASVVDDLAKRVANKVDRIVYETDALNVLRDDMLAGAGGKWPVVNEAVSASTVQQSTPTSCGQACAQMLLADRGTAIDQTQFGLGLTSPQGLAANLNRIDDGWIGAGVDPSSFDALNKTGSWAAMMWERGSSYGHWVVVDGLNDGGMVVVRDPFSATRYLMKKDDFDNAWSGYSVFKPESKP